One segment of Pristis pectinata isolate sPriPec2 chromosome 3, sPriPec2.1.pri, whole genome shotgun sequence DNA contains the following:
- the klhl20 gene encoding kelch-like protein 20 isoform X2 encodes MDVTSRCTLGDPNKLPEGVPQPARMPFVSDKHPRQTLEVINLLRKHRELCDVVLVVGAKKIYAHRVILSACSPYFRAMFTGELAESRQTEVVIRDIDERAMELLIDFAYTSQITVEEGNVQTLLPAACLLQLAEIQEACCEFLKRQLDPSNCLGIRAFADTHSCRELLRIADKFTQHNFQEVMESEEFMLLPANQLIDIISSDELNVRSEEQVFNAVMAWVKYSIQERRPQLPQVLQHVRLPLLSPKFLVGTVGSDPLIKSDEECRDLVDEAKNYLLLPQERPLMQGPRTRPRKPIRCGEVLFAVGGWCSGDAISSVERYDPQTNEWRMVASMSKRRCGVGVSVLDDLLYAVGGHDGSSYLNSVERFDPKENKWARVASMSTRRLGVAVAVLGGFLYAVGGSDGTSPLNTVERYSPQENRWHTIAPMGTRRKHLGCSVYQDMIYAVGGRDDTTELSSAERFNPRTNQWSPVVAMTSRRSGVGLAVVNGQLMAVGGFDGTTYLKTIEVYDPDANTWRLYGGMNYRRLGGGVGVIKMTHCESHIW; translated from the exons ATGGATGTCACAAGCCGATGTACGCTCGGCGACCCCAACAAGCTGCCTGAGGGTGTACCACAACCAGCTAGGATGCCATTTGTATCAGACAAGCATCCCCGGCAGACTTTAGAAGTgattaacctcctgaggaagcacCGGGAACTCTGTGACGTGGTGCTGGTTgtgggtgcaaaaaagatttatgcaCATCGAGTTATCCTATCTGCCTGCAGCCCTTACTTCCGAGCCATGTTCACTGGTGAGCTTGCAGAAAGCCGGCAAACGGAGGTGGTGATTCGTGATATCGACGAGCGAGCTATGGAGCTTTTAATTGACTTTGCATACACGTCTCAGATAACAGTAGAAGAGGGGAATGTACAGACCTTGCTGCCAGCGGCTTGCCTCCTGCAGCTGGCTGAGATCCAGGAGGCATGCTGTGAGTTCCTGAAAAGACAACTTGATCCCTCCAACTGCCTAGGGATCAGAGCTTTTGCTGACACCCACTCCTGCAGAGAACTGCTCCGCATTGCTGACAAATTCACTCAGCACAACTTCCAAGAG GTGATGGAGAGTGAGGAGTTCATGCTGTTACCAGCCAATCAGCTGATTGATATCATTTCCAGTGATGAGCTGAATGTGCGGAGTGAAGAGCAAGTTTTTAATGCAGTTATGGCCTGGGTTAAATACAGTATTCAGGAGAGACGTCCACAGCTTCCCCAG GTATTACAACATGTTCGCCTGCCATTGCTCAGCCCCAAGTTTCTAGTGGGAACTGTCGGATCTGACCCCCTCATAAAGAGTGATGAAGAATGCAG AGACCTTGTCGATGAAGCCAAAAATTATCTGCTGTTACCACAAGAACGGCCCCTAATGCAGGGTCCAAGGACAAGGCCTCGTAAACCTATCCGATGTGGTGAGGTTTTATTTGCAG TTGGAGGTTGGTGCAGTGGGGATGCAATTTCGAGCGTTGAGCGCTACGATCCTCAGACCAACGAATGGCGAATGGTAGCTTCCATGAGCAAACGGCGGTGTGGAGTAGGGGTCAGTGTGCTGGATGATCTCCTTTATGCAGTGGGTGGACATGATGGCTCATCATATCTAAATAGCGTAGAGAG GTTTGACCCGAAAGAGAATAAGTGGGCACGTGTGGCTTCAATGAGTACCAGACGGCTAGGTGTGGCAGTTGCTGTATTAGGTGGATTTCTTTATGCTGTTGGTGGATCTGATGGTACCTCTCCCCTTAATACTG TTGAACGCTACAGTCCGCAGGAAAACCGATGGCATACCATTGCACCAATGGGAACTCGCCGGAAACACCTGGGGTGTTCTGTTTACCAGGACATGATTTATGCTGTTGGAGGGAGAGATGATACCACAGAGCTAAGCAGTGCTGAGAGGTTCAATCCCCGTACTAACCAGTGGTCTCCAGTTGTGGCTATGACGTCGCGCAGGAGTGGG gTTGGCCTTGCAGTTGTGAATGGGCAGTTGATGGCAGTGGGTGGGTTTGATGGTACAACTTACTTGAAAACCATTGAAGTTTATGATCCAGATGCAAATACGTGGAG GTTATATGGAGGTATGAACTATCGCAGACTGGGCGGTGGAGTGGGTGTTATCAAAATGACGCACTGCGAATCCCACATATGGTAA
- the klhl20 gene encoding kelch-like protein 20 isoform X1 translates to MDVTSRCTLGDPNKLPEGVPQPARMPFVSDKHPRQTLEVINLLRKHRELCDVVLVVGAKKIYAHRVILSACSPYFRAMFTGELAESRQTEVVIRDIDERAMELLIDFAYTSQITVEEGNVQTLLPAACLLQLAEIQEACCEFLKRQLDPSNCLGIRAFADTHSCRELLRIADKFTQHNFQEVMESEEFMLLPANQLIDIISSDELNVRSEEQVFNAVMAWVKYSIQERRPQLPQVLQHVRLPLLSPKFLVGTVGSDPLIKSDEECRDLVDEAKNYLLLPQERPLMQGPRTRPRKPIRCGEVLFAVGGWCSGDAISSVERYDPQTNEWRMVASMSKRRCGVGVSVLDDLLYAVGGHDGSSYLNSVERYDPKTNQWSSDVAPTSTCRTSVGVAVLGGYLYAVGGQDGVSCLNIVERFDPKENKWARVASMSTRRLGVAVAVLGGFLYAVGGSDGTSPLNTVERYSPQENRWHTIAPMGTRRKHLGCSVYQDMIYAVGGRDDTTELSSAERFNPRTNQWSPVVAMTSRRSGVGLAVVNGQLMAVGGFDGTTYLKTIEVYDPDANTWRLYGGMNYRRLGGGVGVIKMTHCESHIW, encoded by the exons ATGGATGTCACAAGCCGATGTACGCTCGGCGACCCCAACAAGCTGCCTGAGGGTGTACCACAACCAGCTAGGATGCCATTTGTATCAGACAAGCATCCCCGGCAGACTTTAGAAGTgattaacctcctgaggaagcacCGGGAACTCTGTGACGTGGTGCTGGTTgtgggtgcaaaaaagatttatgcaCATCGAGTTATCCTATCTGCCTGCAGCCCTTACTTCCGAGCCATGTTCACTGGTGAGCTTGCAGAAAGCCGGCAAACGGAGGTGGTGATTCGTGATATCGACGAGCGAGCTATGGAGCTTTTAATTGACTTTGCATACACGTCTCAGATAACAGTAGAAGAGGGGAATGTACAGACCTTGCTGCCAGCGGCTTGCCTCCTGCAGCTGGCTGAGATCCAGGAGGCATGCTGTGAGTTCCTGAAAAGACAACTTGATCCCTCCAACTGCCTAGGGATCAGAGCTTTTGCTGACACCCACTCCTGCAGAGAACTGCTCCGCATTGCTGACAAATTCACTCAGCACAACTTCCAAGAG GTGATGGAGAGTGAGGAGTTCATGCTGTTACCAGCCAATCAGCTGATTGATATCATTTCCAGTGATGAGCTGAATGTGCGGAGTGAAGAGCAAGTTTTTAATGCAGTTATGGCCTGGGTTAAATACAGTATTCAGGAGAGACGTCCACAGCTTCCCCAG GTATTACAACATGTTCGCCTGCCATTGCTCAGCCCCAAGTTTCTAGTGGGAACTGTCGGATCTGACCCCCTCATAAAGAGTGATGAAGAATGCAG AGACCTTGTCGATGAAGCCAAAAATTATCTGCTGTTACCACAAGAACGGCCCCTAATGCAGGGTCCAAGGACAAGGCCTCGTAAACCTATCCGATGTGGTGAGGTTTTATTTGCAG TTGGAGGTTGGTGCAGTGGGGATGCAATTTCGAGCGTTGAGCGCTACGATCCTCAGACCAACGAATGGCGAATGGTAGCTTCCATGAGCAAACGGCGGTGTGGAGTAGGGGTCAGTGTGCTGGATGATCTCCTTTATGCAGTGGGTGGACATGATGGCTCATCATATCTAAATAGCGTAGAGAG ATATGATCCAAAGACCAACCAGTGGAGTAGTGACGTGGCTCCCACCAGTACATGTCGGACCAGTGTTGGCGTGGCAGTTTTGGGAGGGTATCTGTATGCTGTAGGTGGCCAGGATGGCGTCTCTTGTCTGAACATTGTGGAAAG GTTTGACCCGAAAGAGAATAAGTGGGCACGTGTGGCTTCAATGAGTACCAGACGGCTAGGTGTGGCAGTTGCTGTATTAGGTGGATTTCTTTATGCTGTTGGTGGATCTGATGGTACCTCTCCCCTTAATACTG TTGAACGCTACAGTCCGCAGGAAAACCGATGGCATACCATTGCACCAATGGGAACTCGCCGGAAACACCTGGGGTGTTCTGTTTACCAGGACATGATTTATGCTGTTGGAGGGAGAGATGATACCACAGAGCTAAGCAGTGCTGAGAGGTTCAATCCCCGTACTAACCAGTGGTCTCCAGTTGTGGCTATGACGTCGCGCAGGAGTGGG gTTGGCCTTGCAGTTGTGAATGGGCAGTTGATGGCAGTGGGTGGGTTTGATGGTACAACTTACTTGAAAACCATTGAAGTTTATGATCCAGATGCAAATACGTGGAG GTTATATGGAGGTATGAACTATCGCAGACTGGGCGGTGGAGTGGGTGTTATCAAAATGACGCACTGCGAATCCCACATATGGTAA